A single region of the Sorghum bicolor cultivar BTx623 chromosome 7, Sorghum_bicolor_NCBIv3, whole genome shotgun sequence genome encodes:
- the LOC110436877 gene encoding hypersensitive-induced response protein 1, giving the protein MGQALGLVQVDQSTVAIKESFGKFDEILEPGCHFLPWCIGKQIAGYLSLRVQQLDVRCETKTKDNVFVNVVASVQYRALADKASDAFYRLSNTREQIQSYVFDVIRASVPKMNLDDAFEQKNEIAKAVEDELEKAMSMYGYEIVQTLIVDIEPDEHVKRAMNEINAAARLRLAATEKAEAEKILQIKRAEGDAESKYLAGLGIARQRQAIVDGLRDSVLAFSENVPGTSAKDVMDMVLVTQYFDTMKEIGASSKSSSVFIPHGPGAVRDIAAQIRDGQLQASLL; this is encoded by the exons ATGGGTCAAGCACTTGGTTTGGTTCAAGTGGATCAATCCACAGTAGCCATCAAAGAATCTTTTGGGAAGTTTGACGAAATACTAGAGCCTGGATGCCACTTCTTGCCATGGTGCATAGGGAAGCAAATTGCTGGGTATCTGTCACTCCGTGTGCAGCAGCTTGATGTCCGCTGCGAAACAAAGACAAAG GATAATGTCTTTGTCAATGTTGTGGCTTCTGTGCAATATCGTGCCCTTGCCGATAAGGCATCTGATGCATTTTACAGGCTTAGTAACACCAGGGAGCAAATCCAGTCATATGTCTTTGATG TCATCAGGGCAAGTGTTCCAAAGATGAACTTGGATGATGCCTTTGAGCAGAAGAATGAAATCGCCAAAGCTGTAGAAGATGAACTTGAAAAG GCAATGTCGATGTATGGATACGAGATTGTGCAGACTCTGATTGTTGATATTGAGCCCGATGAGCATGTGAAGAGAGCCATGAATGAGATCAATGCAG CTGCTAGGCTGAGGTTGGCTGCCACCGAGAAAGCTGAGGCAGAGAAGATACTGCAGATCAAGAGAGCTGAAGGTGATGCAGAATCCAAGTACTTGGCCGGTCTAGGTATCGCAAGACAGCGCCAGGCTATAGTGGATGGGCTGAGAGACAGTGTTCTTGCTTTCTCTGAGAATGTTCCTGGGACCTCTGCAAAGGATGTCATGGACATGGTTCTGGTGACCCAGTACTTCGACACCATGAAGGAGATCGGGGCCTCATCCAAGTCCTCGTCGGTCTTCATCCCTCATGGACCAGGTGCTGTCAGAGACATCGCAGCGCAGATAAGGGATGGTCAGCTCCAGGCCAGTCTGCTGTGA